TCGTTCCGATTTTCGCGGGAGCGGTGgtagggaaaaaggaaaacagaagaagaaaatgacaatgacgtggacatttttttttctttttttttttatttatttgtgatgACGCGCCATTCACTGGCAAGTGACAACTAGAGCCGTCGAGAGGGACAGTCAGATTGGGCTCGGGCCAGGTTGAGGATGATTCGGCCCAACCTATTTAATCCCTCCATAAAACATTTctatatttaattcaatttaggaGATCACATACTCACACTAAGGCAAAAGCACGGAACGAGTAAACGTGTGATCGAGGGAGTGAAGAGAGGGTCATGAAAACAAGTTGAGTCTAAATACGTTGTAAACCtatttaatatcaatataaaaCCCATTTATAACTCATAGAATTTGGtctaaactcatttatgatccatttaataaatataattgaTTCATCTGACAACGCATTTCACAAAATATGGATTAAAAGACGTGCCTATGATACATTTCGAGAggtttattgaaaaaattaaaaaattcgttAATTAGGTCAAATAATCCAGAAGTAACTTTTCTCCacgagtaaatgtgtcacatcgGGCCGACACAATTCATAACcgctctcttttctcttcttggagCTAATCGAGCTTGAaatcatttgattttcaaatgagATCTAAATGCTAAAAAGAGGTTTTAGCATCAGGTATGAAAGAATACTAATTATTTgcttgaaaaataatattttggaaaacggGTCGATGCTGTTGAGCGCAATAAGTTCCCGTGAAATCCGAGCCCGAATCCAACCAATCCAACCAATCCAACCCATCCACACGGTCCAAAGTCGATGTCCAAACCCGGGCACCGACAAGACAGCACTGTTTCTTCACTACTTCGCCACTGTCCTGAATTTCATAATCCCCCCACCCGAATCTACAAATCTGCACTCGCTTCACCACTCCCCTCGAATCTCACGCGCTCCGCCCTCCGCAGCGGCGCCGGCATTCCCCCTCGATCGATCCCGACCGGCGAGGCCCCGCCGCAATGGGGTCGGTCTCCCTGAAGATAGGCGACGGCACCGCCCGGTTCAGGCGGGCCACGATCTGCTCCTCCGCCCTCAACCTCCTCATGCTCCTCTCCGTCGTCGCCACCAACGTCTTCGCCCTCTACGCCTTCACCAACTccggccccgccgccgccgaccggCACCTCCTCCGCCACCACAGCAAGAACATCTCCCTCATCTCCGAGCAGGTCTCCCTCATCCTCCGCGAGATCGCCTCCTCCCAGAAGAAGCTCGCCAAGATGGAGAAGGAGCTCCTCGGCTACGACAGCATCGATCTCTCCCGACCCAACATCGCCGCCGAGCTCAAGACGTTCCTCCGGCCGCATTCCCTCCCTCTGGGCAAGGACTCGAGGACCGGGATCACCGAGATGGTGGCCTCCGTCGGGCATTCCTGCGAGAAATCCGTCGACTTGCTGACCCAGTACATGAGCTACAAGGTCACGGGGCCCTGTCCCGACGACTGGAGCCTTGCCCAGAAGCTGATTCTGCGCGGGTGCGAGCCTCTGCCTCGGAGGAGGTGCTTCGCCAGGTCTATCCCCAAGGTGGGTCTTCGCCCTTTCCCTGTCTCTCTCTGGAAGCCGATTAGTGAGAAGGTGGTGAGTTGGAGCGGCCTTGGTTGCAAGAGTTTTGAGTGTGTGAATACTAAGAAGTCCACTAGGGAGTGTGCTGGTTGTCTTGATTTGGCTAGTGGGAATGAGAATCAGAAGTTTGTCAAGGCGAGAGGCAAGAATGATTTCGTCATCGACGACGTGTTGGCATTGGGTGGTGGGGGAATTAGGATTGGGTTCGACATTGGAGGTGGGTCGGGTACGTTTGCTGCGAGGATGGCTGAGAAGAATGTGACTGTGATCTCTAGCATGTTAAACATCGACGCCCCATTTAATGAGTTCATTGCGGCGAGGGGTCTGTTCCCTTTGTTCTTGAGCTTGGATCATAGGTTCCCCTTCTATGACAATGTATTCGACATAATTCGGGCATCGAGTGGATTGGATGTTGGGGGGAAGCCGGAGAAGTTGGAGTTCTTGATGTTTGATGTAGACCGGATCTTGAGAGCTGGAGGATTGCTGTGGGTGGACAATTTCTATTGTGCCaccgaggagaagaagaagactctgACCCGAATGATTGAGCGGTTTGGGTACAAGAAGCTAAAATGGGTTGTGGGAGATAAGCAGGATGCATCTGGGTCGGCCAAATCTGAAGTATACTTATCTGCGGTTTTGCAGAAACCATTGAGGGTATAGCCTCCAGGTGCTTTTACGAGTGTATCGCAAGAGGTAAGAAGACAACTGCTAGCTAGCTTAATTTATTCACACACGAATTCGTTGCCCTTGATGTGCTATTGGAATCTGTTAAAACATGGAATAATACGCGTCAATTGTACCAGTGTACCACTGCAAACCAGTAGTGGGCAATTATAAATAGGTTCTATAACATACAAGTTGCTGTATTTGTTCTGTATTTCCTGAGAAGCATTAGTTTCCCTGGCTTGGTGAGCTACTAGATGACAAACATTTGTGCCTTCTTGATGCTGCAAGCAGgcaattgtgatttttttgactttgttttggTATGGAAAGTAGATTTCTCTTGCAGTAGCCTGTTGTTGCTTATGTGCCTATTTACTTGACTCCCTTGTTGGTACCTACTACGTTGACTTGCCAACAATGGATTGCTTGAAACACTGAGATTGCTATCAGCTTCAGGCAAGATATATTGGATTGTTTGCGACAATCTGTGCATATATTTCATTGAAATATCATAAACAAGGTATCTCACTTTGAACTTCCTGTAGCATAGAGCTTGGATTAGATAAAACTTTGCTTTGAGCTGACATTGGAAACTCACAATGCCCACGTCCTTATAATGCCAGTTTCTTTCCAACCAATCCAGATACGTTACCAACTCCAGTTGACATACTACTGCTGTAGAGTTTCTCTTCATGCTGTGATTCATATTTGTCCATAGAATGCTCTATGGCTTTCCTTTTCCCCTTGTGGGATGAAAGGGTGTCCTTGCCTCTGTGACTAAATTATGGTAACGATGCCCAATTTCAAGTCTGTGATTTGCACAATCAACTTGCGTATAGGGAAAGTAGAATCAAGGCAAGCATGGATAATGTGTTCAGGGCTGTTCATTTAGGAGCTTCAGCAAGATAATCAGTATTTTTCCTTTGCAGGGACATTGGTTGGGTGAGTGTTTCTCCTGCTCTCTCGAAACTTTCTTTTCTACTCACCGCAAAAATGGCGAGTAGTCGATTATGTAAACAACTAGGAGTATGAGTATCCTACAGAAAATTGGCAAAGCAAGTACTTAAGACATTGTAAGTAGGTGTCTAAACATCCGTAACTCTCTTTGGTCGGGAGGGtgagggaagaaaaagagacgGCCATTGCGCAGTGGGCTCAACTCCTGTATAAGAACTACTCGAAAGGATTAAAGAATCTGACTCTGTAATGGAGTGCCGTGAAATCGTTTGTTTTTCGTTTTAATATTTGGTTGAATTTTCACAGGAAAACTTAAAAATATACTTTCATGTTTCCATCTAAAAAGGGCATTAAGGGGTTTTGCCAAGCAACCAATTAAAGCAACTTTACCTCGATGCACTGATTGCTTTTCTATAATGTACAATTATTGTCTTTAAGATTGAGTTACTCTCCATAAAGTATCAAACACAAGTGCGTCGGGAACATTCTTTAACTATGCCATCTACTTAATCCTAAACAAACAGGCCTATGTTATCCTCTttatttgcatgaaattttgCATGATTGGCAGCGGCCCCGTTAATTCTTCGTGACTTAGAGATATTGAGTTTGCAATCCACTAGCTGTAAGGTAGGAGGGTAGTTGGAATTCCTGGAGTCCTGGCAAAAGTATAAGTGATTTGATACCTGGAGGTCGGGGAACGTTCCGATATTGATACACGTTCTTAACATCGAATGAGGAGGGCACAACACGGCCATCGATCATCTCTCGAACATATGCATGCGCGCTCAATACGAACTCTGCTCATCCCTTACacaaaaaatgggaaaagaaaaaagtacatCGGGGCCATAACAAGTACCGGAACTAAACAAATTTGGGCTTATCTACTCGAGAAAGGAAGCATATGATGGTGTGCAGTTTTCTTATTGAGTTGATCTGATTGAGAGATCATGATTGAGGTCAAGTTATAAAAACACTGCTGTCAAAGGATAGGAGCTTCAACAAAAGAGGTGACTTTTGGCACCTCTTTTGCTGAACATGGAGGGCTCCATGACCTTTGGGGACCCTCGCCAATGCGAACGCCGCCTGTGAACTGTGAAGCACTTGGAGAAGGATAAAAGATAAATCCGCAAAAGATACTCAAAGTCGCTTTTTAAATTGTTTCCGAATAGGCACTAAACTTTTACAAAGTATTCGATCGGGtccttttaatttcatcaatcGAATATAAATAAACCGCCAAGAAGCTTAAATAATATCTACTGAACACACGGGGACTTAATTGCTCCAAGAGTCATTTGCACTCTAGGGATGGATTTTGGGACTCTTGCTGTGATTaaattgtgtttcttttttcctgatttTCCTGGTACCTTATGTGAACGTCTTGCAGAAGTCCAATCCATCCTTTAGATGGGCTTCAAAGCCCATATATTAGCGGGCCTAGTATGCATCTTGTCTTCTCCAACTTTTTGCCATGGAATTGAAAATGTggactctcttctttttccgaattccttttcttttgtcttggtGAATTCAATTGAACTGAGATTGATGTCAAGTCGTATAACGAGAAAAGCAGCGAGCGATGCCGACCTCTTATTATCGAGCTTTTAACTAGATAAGAGAGGCCCACGGTCCACATTAATTTGGCTCTATGGTGTTATGGAGTAGAGTCGTTTTCTACTTTTGGTGCACTATCAACACAGCGAGCGGAGTGGAGTTTGAATTGTTGTGTCTAAGTTTTCTTTTGGGTTAGTCCAAATAGTACAGGTGTTTTGAGTCCTGTGCTCATCAAGATTGGGGAGTAGctacattcaatttttttttttgagttatttaaaaaGAGTGGATTAAAGGGACGATGTTTGGGAGAAgatttctttgaacttttcaagagTACTGGAAATAAATGtagttttcttttgggtttaTCCAATGCATACGGATCTGTGTTTTGAGTCCAATGCTAGTCGAGATCGGGAGTAGCTACATCTGGTTTCTTTAAGTTATTTAAGaggattaaaataaaatgaggacGTTGGGGAGGAaatttctttgaacttttcaagagTACTGAAAATGAGACTGTTATCGACCTTAAAGCATACTTTTCAAAAGGCCAAATTGGTCCATTCCTTTGAATCTTTTGTTTCTCACGCGCAAATCTATGATAAGAAAGTGGGGCGACTCTTGTTGAAAGGAAAGAGATCGTGAAAGTTATGGAAATTAATCGGGTACTCCAGCAACTTCAGAGATGCTAATGGAAAAGAAAGCGCTAGAAAATGCAAGGAAACGGGGCTGATATTCGAGCCTCGATGCTCCTCTCTTCAAGCTGAAGCAAACAACGAGTTCCCATCTCCATCGATTTAGCACTGGCGCACGGACAGCACCAACCCATGCTCACAGAGATATTGCTGGGACCGAGGCCGATGCACGGGGTGATGGGACAAGGGGGAAAATCCATGGAAGCATTTCAGCTTGCGGGTCTCGTGAACCCCCAAAAAGAACGGGGACAAAAGAAGTAGTTGGTGTCACATGAACAACGTACAGGCGCCTGCAATGCAAGTGCCTGGAAGGGGAATGCTTGCAGAGAGAGACGATGAAAGGGGCAATTCGAGTAGGACAAGCTTTGGTTACTTGTGCGCCCAAGATGGTGAAAGAAtccagaaaagcaaaagaatagTGAATGGATGGATCGGTGtgaaaatcaataataaatGCGAAGGGTCCTTTACTGACTTTTGGACTTGAAACATAATTGGccagaaaattgaaaatatgaaaaCTGGAAATGATCGTGGCCAATCATATAAAAGGGTATTGAAATGTAAAGATATATAACTAGGGTTCATTCATTGATTGGCGGTCATTTACAGAAATTACAATCCTAGTATTCAGTAACTTGTATTTGCAAAGGTTAATCAACTCCTAGACATAATTCCACTACTTGACGGCTGCTTTCCACTCTTCATGTCATTGTTCACCGTCACCGGAGACTTCGTGGTTCCTTCTCCAATAATTCAGCAGTTGCAATCACCCATATTTCTCAATCTCTATCATGAGTGGCTTTCGAGATCCGTGACATCCTTTACTTGATGATGACGTTAGTTTCACTTTTTCATAGCTATGTCAATGTACCCAAGCGCTTTGTGTCCAAGATTATCGGTCCCATCACTTGGATAGCTACTTTGCAGCTCATTGGGAGTCGCATTTGATGCGGCCCTTTGTCAACAAAGTCAAGCCTTACTTACCGACGCTCGTGTCCTGGGACTTAGTCTTTCCATGTTATATTCTTCATCGACCAGAACCATCCACTTTATCGACTACATATACTTGCCGACTGAGAACCTTCTACACTTAGCAAATTCTACCTCTATTATATTTTGCTTGGTCTATCTTTTCCTAAATTGACAGTCAAAGACTTGAGTAGTTTTGGTGTCAACAATAGTATAAAAATGAGTACTGTACGaaagttataatatttatgttgtccttatttgagaatttAAGGTACCGATTTTGTCTTCCTCATTTCTGAAGTAATCAATTACCTTAAACCATTTTAGGGTTTGGTGTGAGGCCTAAAATGAATTTCGAAGATGTGGAACTTTCAAAAGTAATCTCTAGATAGTGTACTCTACGGACGGATCAGGCCTTACAGGGCTAGGCCCACAACAATCTCTAAATAGATCTGTATTTAACTGTTGCCCACCAAATCATGACTTGGAGTCCAAGTCTTGGACactcaaaatcaatattcttTCGAACTCCATCACTTGCCATCATAATTTCCATTCTCTTTGCAATCATTTCTGCATTAATACATCGTGTGCAGTGTTGACAAGAGCGCTTgatcatttttgcaaaattctagGTTGCTTCTGGGACGGCTGATGAGAACGTGACTGGGATCGCAAGCACGTTAACCATCGATGCCCCATTTAATGAGTTCATTGCCGCAAGGGTCTACTCCCTTTGTTATTGAGCTTGGACCCCAGGTTCATGACAATCTATTCGACATCACTCGGGCATCGAGTAGATTGGATGTTGGGGAGGAAGCCGGAGAAGTTGGAGTTCTTGATGTTCGATGTAGACCGAATCTTGAGAGCTGGCGGATTGTCATGGGTGCACAATTTACATTACGCCAACGAGGAGACGAAGACTCTAACCCAATTAATCGAGTGGTTCGGGTACAAGAAACTAAAATGGTTCGCGAGAGAGAAGGCAGATGCATCGGGTACAAGAAACGGTTCAGGGTGTAGTCTCTAGGTGCTTCTTCAGGTGCATCGCAAGAGGTAAGAACACGACTGCTGGCTAGCTTAATTTATTTAAACACAAATTCGTTGCCCTTCATGTGTTATTGGAATTGCTAAAACATTGAATAATACGTGTCGATTGTGATGATGTTTAGagttagaaagaaaataacgaTAAAATATTCCTGGTGATTTCACCTCAATTAGGGTTGcatgatatatatttataagaGTGATTAATTTCAATCACGTAACGGATAGAACATAATTGCACAAAGGCCCCATAGTACATATAAATTACATGTTAATACCCCTTTCAATGTGAAGTAGGTGTAATAGCTAAGAGATTGTATCAATAACGCATGATGCGGCCTTGATAGTCTCTTAGTGAAAATGTCTGCCAGTGATCTGCTATAGACACGCAGCGAAACATGTGATAGCTGGAAGCAACCCACTCTCTAACAGAAGAAAATCAAACTCAATGTGTTTGTTGCTAATATGAAACATGAGGTCAAAAGCAATATTGGTGGTGGAGAtgttatcataaaaaatggtgagaaaaataaataaaaaaacgagACCCCAAGGTCATGAAgtataaacaaatcaaaatagtCACAGCAACGCAACAAGCCACGACATAATACTTAGCCTCTATACTAGAATAGGCTATTGTGGGTTGCTTCTTGGTAATCCATAAAACAAGATTAGCAactagaaaaatataaaagctCGAGGTGAATAGTCGAGTACTAGAACACTCGGCCAAGCTTGCATTCGCTTAAGCAGTCAATTAAGTGAAAGAACACCGCTCGATGAGCAACCGGTGGGTGGATGTGCCAGCTAAATATCAGTACATACCTTTGATAGCCTGGAGATGCGGTAATCTATGTTAGTGCATGAATTGATCAATTCACAAGAAAACTAATATTGGTTCTAGTCATGGACACATATTGTAATGCATACAATGTTGGAGAAGTGAGAAGCTCaccatcaattttcttttttcggtcaAATAGCTCATCATCATTTGCAGACAACAGAGTCTTCAAAGCTAGGGAGTAGACATAGTTTTTACCTTAATGAGATCAAATTTATGCAAAAGGTCATTAACGTACTTGACTTGAGATAAAAGCATACCGTTACAACGATGATGagcttcaatgccaagaaaatagtGAAGTGGTCCAAGATCCTTCATGGCAAATCCTTGTGAGAGAGTCAAGTACtcaaagacccaaaaaaaaaaatgaggaggaTCAATAGTGACAAGAATAATATCAACATATAGTAGAAGATATAAATGATCCCAAGAAAAAGCATAGGCAAATAACGAATGATTGACTTTATTCGCCACAAAATCTAAAGATAACAAATAAGCTACCGAAGTAATGAAATCATACACGTGGAGCTTGTTTTAAACCATGGATGGCTCTCGCAAGACACCACACGTGATTTGAGAACTTAGATTGAGAGAAACCCGGAGGTTGACATATGTAAACTTCCCGTGCAAGAAGGCATTCTCCCTGCCAAGTTGAAACATACGGGCTCCATGACCTTTGGGGACCATTGCCAATTTGAACGCGGTTGCGGAAAATACTTGGAGAGGAATAAAAGGACATCTACAAGAGACAATCAAGGTTGCTTTTCATCACATCTGAAATTATGAAAGGCCTTAAGGTGTTTCCAAAAGGACAATAAACTTTACAAAATATTCGATCTGCGCGACACTGCCAAATGTAGAAATATTTACGGAAGGAACTTTGAATAATATTTACCGAATATTGTCGGAATCAATTGCTCCAAGAGTCGCTCGCACTTTAAGGATGAATTTTAGGACTCTTGCTATATTATTAAGTGAACATCTTGCAGAATTCCAATCAATTCCTTCTAAAGACTTCAAAGCCCAAATGTTAGTGGGCCTAGTTTGCATCTTGTCTTCTTCTCCAACTTTCTGCTATCGAATTGAAAATGTTacaatctcttctttttccgatttttttttttttttttgcgatgTAAATTAACCAAAGTTTGATGTCAAGTCATCCACGAGAAACCAGCGAGCCATATTGATCATAttattgaactttttaattaattagagaaGCTCGTGGTCCACATTTATTTGGCTCTATGGTGTTAATCCAAAGAGTACGGACTTGTGTTTTGAGTCCCGCGCTCGTTGAGATCGAGGATCAACTACATCCAATTTCTTTGAGCTTTCCAAGTGGACTGGATTAAAGGAGGATGTTGGGAAGAAATTTCTTTGAGCTTTCAAGAGGATTGGATTAAAGGGAGGAATTTAGAtaggaaatatttttttgagttttttaagaGAATTGGATTAAAGCGAGGATGTTAAGGAGAAAATCTCTATAAGCTTTCCAGGATACATCTTTGAGTTTCCAAATGGCCTTCTTTGAACTTTCCCAGAGAACTAGACTTAAGGGAAGATGTTCAGCAGAAAATTCTTTTGCACCTTCCAAGAGACTAAACTAAACGGAGAATGTTGATAAACTAAACGGAGAATGCTGAGAAGGAAATTTCTTTGAGCTTTTCAAGAGTATAGATACTGAGATTGTTATATGCATATGGATGATCCATCAATAGTTCAGATAAAATCGAAATGACTTGATCATGTATAGAGAAAGCTTTTCAAAGGGCTAAACTAATCTGTTCCTTTAAATTTTCTATTCTCCCTTGCGCAAATCTATAATAAGAATCCGGAGCGACTCTTGTTGATAGGAAAGATATCGTGGAAATAATGTGACCTAGTCCGATATACTCGAACATAGTTGGCCATGCTAATGAAAAAGGAGCAAGAAAATGCGTGGAATGGAAACCCCGAAAGGGCATCTTGTCAATGGGAAACGGGGCTGATGTTCGACCCTCGATGCTCCTCATCTCTGCAAGTCGAAAGAAGACAGCGAGTTGCCATCTTCATCACTTCATCCCCAGGACATGGACAACACCAGCACATGCACAGATGGATAGCGCTAACACCGACGTCGACGCGTCTAGTTTGTTTCTACTCGTCGACCGGGCGATGGTAAAAGGGACAATCCATGGAAGCATTTCAGCCTGCGAGTCACATGAGCAGCGCACGTGCACCTGCACCTGCACCTGCAAGTGCAAGTGCCCTCAAAGCAATGATGCTtgcacatagagagagagagagagagagagagagaggacgaaaGGGGCAATTCGAGCAGGACAAAGCTTTGGTTCGTTGTTGCGTCCAAGAATCCAACGTCAAGGAAAAGTAGCGAATGGACCACTCGCTTCCTCGTTTGTCTGCCTGCATGCGGTGATATGCGTTAGGGTTTTTAAGGTTATCCCTCCTTGTCTTCCCCATTTGTGAAGTAACCGAGTACCTAACACCATCTTTAGGGTAAGCTCCTTCAAGATGTGGACCCTTGCAAGAAAGCATTCTCCGACATGGTCGTGCTCTTCGGACGGGCTGACCAGGCTAGGCCCCACGATCATCTCTAGAATCGTGACCCCGGACGCCCTGAATCCTACCTCGAGTCTCGTCACGACCGACAAGCGATCGAATGCCCATTTGTTCTCGACGCGCGTGTCATCCGATGGTGGTAAACAAGAGTGGTTGACCAAAGCTGGATATACCGATTCATTTACGACCTAGTTTCATTAATATAACGTAAAATTCTAGCGATTTGGTGGGAGTCAAACTAGGTTAGGTTAAGATTAGCACGCATTGAATCAGTGGTAAGCATCAGCTGGCTTTTCCCCTGTTCTTTACCCCtctagaaagggaaaaaaaaaagtagactTCCCCCCTTcaattttcgcaaaaagatTCACCAAACGAAGCTCCAACAAGACGCAAAGTCGATGCGCAATCATGATCGGGTGTTTTGTCACTAAGCGACGCATCATTGGATCTCGCCCTTTCCCCTTCCCGGCCTGTCGTTTCTCCTGACGGATGCGGACTCCGAAGGAGCTTTGGAATTGTCAAACGAAAGGGAGGATCGCGATcatggaaaggaaaaggaaagacacGACTTAGCTGTAAGTAATGATGTTTCAACCATCATGAACGGGAGGGATCGAGTAATGACAATGGTTTCCCCGACCCAAGAGCCATCGATCCGTGACGACAGTGAAGTCCAATTTTGGAGGGATCCATTACGGGGATTTCGAGTGATTGTCGCGGTGATGGCACCGTGTCATCACGCTCGATGTGCATTGAGCACCAAAAGGGATAGGCGGTTTTCACATGTAATTTCGAGGGTAAGATGCTCTAATTGGCACAAACCACTTAGAAAAATATAGGGTCTAGGGTTTGATTTCCTGGCCAAAGATAAAGGGGGTGGTTCATCTTTGGAGTTCCTTCCAACCAAAGCAATTCCAACAAGGTGCACATGAGTGCATCTTTCCTTTACCCAAGtaccattattattattttatttttttaatgacagGAGAACTCCATTTTGCCCCCTTGAGATTTCGAGACGGTGGCAAATTAATTCCGGACGTCTCAATGTCTGAAATTTATGGCAATGGGCCTCTAGTGTTGACTCCAGTCGAATTTTTCTCACAGCCAGGTGACTCCGCGTGACTAGCTGGGGAAGGCAAACTTGTTTGAGTGTCATCTAAATATGTGAGAGGAAAACATAGGGATTGCTTGAACATACACTTCAGAACTATGTGTTAACGTGCATTTGACATCGACTCTATTTAAATTTTCATCGAAACTTTAGTCATATACTCtcacatataatatatttcgaaattgttGTTCTAGTTATTATTTGTATGTGCTCTCATGTGGTCAAAGCTCCAAGCAAAATTTGGTCGGAGCTAATGTTATAAGACACATCGTGACCAATTTCTAAAATACATGgggaaaattgtaaaaattgaaaCGCATGGGGACAATTTGCATAA
The window above is part of the Eucalyptus grandis isolate ANBG69807.140 chromosome 6, ASM1654582v1, whole genome shotgun sequence genome. Proteins encoded here:
- the LOC104448821 gene encoding uncharacterized protein LOC104448821, with the protein product MGSVSLKIGDGTARFRRATICSSALNLLMLLSVVATNVFALYAFTNSGPAAADRHLLRHHSKNISLISEQVSLILREIASSQKKLAKMEKELLGYDSIDLSRPNIAAELKTFLRPHSLPLGKDSRTGITEMVASVGHSCEKSVDLLTQYMSYKVTGPCPDDWSLAQKLILRGCEPLPRRRCFARSIPKVGLRPFPVSLWKPISEKVVSWSGLGCKSFECVNTKKSTRECAGCLDLASGNENQKFVKARGKNDFVIDDVLALGGGGIRIGFDIGGGSGTFAARMAEKNVTVISSMLNIDAPFNEFIAARGLFPLFLSLDHRFPFYDNVFDIIRASSGLDVGGKPEKLEFLMFDVDRILRAGGLLWVDNFYCATEEKKKTLTRMIERFGYKKLKWVVGDKQDASGSAKSEVYLSAVLQKPLRV